A genomic window from Micromonospora ferruginea includes:
- a CDS encoding DUF1540 domain-containing protein, with protein sequence MTASLEMPRVQECAVRSCAYNHTNDCHAFAITIGSSDHAHCHTYVDMPVRGGIEQSIAQVGACSRSDCRHNSDLECHAPAITVGPDMDMADCMTYQSA encoded by the coding sequence ATGACCGCGTCGTTGGAGATGCCCCGGGTCCAGGAGTGCGCCGTCCGGTCCTGCGCCTACAACCACACGAACGACTGCCACGCGTTCGCCATCACGATCGGCAGCAGCGACCACGCGCACTGCCACACCTACGTGGACATGCCGGTGCGCGGCGGCATCGAGCAGTCGATCGCCCAGGTCGGCGCGTGTTCCCGGTCCGACTGCCGGCACAACTCCGACCTGGAGTGCCACGCCCCGGCCATCACCGTCGGCCCGGACATGGACATGGCCGACTGCATGACCTACCAGAGCGCCTGA